The Anastrepha obliqua isolate idAnaObli1 chromosome 5, idAnaObli1_1.0, whole genome shotgun sequence DNA window AcccttttataaaaaacacctCTGTAAAatattgcacatacatataaatgctaAACTGTTCTGCTTGCTCGATCCCTAGCTGATACTATAGGGTATTTTTTAGCTTCATGAGAACTATCAGCTGAAAATAGCAAACTGTGttggcatttctgttcagtaagtaTGGGCAAGTCATCATAAATAGTTTAACGCCTGAACAACGCTTCTAaactgtggaaatttactttaaacAAACTGAAATGTGTTCGTGAAGTTCATAAAGCACTGGCGGCgtctttatttctttcgaaattgggaaggagccgcggttacggtgaatggcgagcgctatcgagctatgctgactgaatttttgttttcagcgaACAGACCTAATAAGCAACAAACTACCCAACATGAACATAAAACAACAGTAAAGCATTTTtcacataaaacaaataaaaataaacgtaaAAATGTAACCAACCGACTCAATGCACCCCAGTCACTCTTTACGAATAaaggattaattttttttcttcacacaTTTATATTTAGTTGCGTTTAAATCTCAATTAACGTTAACATTAGTTAAGTGCCATAGCCAGTCGTGTGTTTATACCGTTAATTTATCACACAAGCGCTTATGCATGCCATGAAATGCTTGTGTAAAGGtacttaaatttacaaaatcgtATTCCATATATATTTCAATACCAATAAAATACATTGGAAAAACTATAGAAGTATATTTGATACAGAATTCTATAGACCCAGCACATGTTTTAGAAATATCTCATATATTaccaacttaaaaaatttagcccgagtaaagtaaagtaaagtagcCAAAAATTGGCCGAACTTaaatccccttcaaaataatccgaACTAGATGCTCAAGGACCTCTTTCCTCAAACGCTGCTAAGCTTTACCCAAGACGTGgaataaaaatcacaatttttttttttctgtagctCAATGCACTTCGTTCGCCGTTTTTCAAGTTTTCAGATGCTTtccaaataacaatttttctcaAATCTCTAAAATTGAACGTCATTCCGCGTAATCATTCAGCGCAAATGTCTTACCGCAGAGCCATTTCTTCCACGGTAAATAGTCGCAAGTTGCTAGATCTGAGGAATATGCTGGATAAGTAAGCAATTCGTAGCCTCATTCATTAAAGTCTTCCATTGTGGACCTGTGTGCTAGTTCGTTGACTTACGGTTGacttgacagtttttttcgtcAAATGTGGTCGTTTCGATCTTATACTCGTAGTATATTCACGTTGGGCAAAAAACATGAGTTAAGGTTTTGTGTTTATGAAGAACGGTCAAGTTTTCACTTTGAGAGCTAATCACCTAATATTGCTGCCCCTAATCAATTATGCACTACAAAAACTTgaagtaaaagtaataaatcACCCAGAATAGAAGGAACTCTTGGAAAAATATATCAGGTGGATTTTAAGAGCTTCAAAACTTAATAcagaattataatataaaacagaaatattgttgggatTCACTTTTTGTGTTATAttgtaatctggtagataattttatggaatttattttttgtatatgatatccggcatatgacCGCCGCGGCCACGAATTACATGATCCATctgatcagtccaatttttgactactttttccaataaacctGAATAATTAATCTAAATGAgttcaatcagcaaaaatgtgaCGCAAACGACGATAATTTGGCTTCAATCCCTGAACGGggtgtattttataggcacgttaGCCAAGttccttacgtaaaattttccatgtagtcgaaggacaaagtccaaaaagttaaaaagacgATGAAATGAGATTTcgaagttattgttgttgttctagcgGCATAAACATGTACGAGGAATGGTGCTGGAGCGACAAGCTCATGATCGGATATAAATTCGGCTCATTCCGGTAAAGTAGAACAGACTCTCCAGGAAATGGACATTTCGGCAtattcttcaacacttcgctctatgaacatcgcgaacagatttagtttttttcaaagtaaattcccCCTATtaggaagcgttgttctggcgttaaacgattcatgatgaattGCCAAACCTTACAGAACAGTCTGCCATTCtaagctgtcaaaccatagttatcgatatcaataGTTCTCATTCAGATAGAAAAACACCTGATACAAACACTTTCGAATGCATATACCATTCTCTACTAATTAATGCGAGGAGGCGAGTAGTGTCAAGTTTGTTCAGTCCAAAAGAACGTCATATATAGTACAAGAGAAACGGAGTTAATTATGTCGGGGTCCTTTTTATAATTtccttaaattcattttttcaacaacaatgcaataatttaatCACGTTATATTTTTGAGAGTGATTCGAAGCTTTTTTAATAGTACAACTACGCTAAGAAAAAGTATCCAACGATGATGATTCCTCCAATACTCCTTCTCACGCGTACCAGTACCACTGCCAACCTTATGAGTCATGCGACCATCGAGTAGATTAATAAATAGTACAAGTATGTACTTGTGCATTCAAAATGtggaattttgatttaaaaaataatattgtcgTTAAAGAACAGTGTtgtgcttttttttcaaaaacggtaaatttcaaaaaaaaaattattttcgaccCTAGACTCTATTTTCGACCAAAAAACTGCAACGTTGgaattgaatttattgaaaatcaagTTCTTTTTATGTccataaagaacaaaaaacaatttatttaaaacaaaagaaacataATCGACTCAGATTTGGCCCAGttcctcctccaatttatggAGTGCgccttaatatttttccgcaaatggagggatctacagttttaaaccgactccgaaaggcagatgggcatttatgaggagctttttcatggcagaaatacactcggtggtgtgacattgcctgccaaggggcgatcgctataagaatcttttggtgtttcatgaacggaaattcgaacctacgcatttccgagtggtagtcacgcaccaacgcatttgGCTACCGCGGCCGTCGTTACTTAAGCTTTTattcttcaatttttatttaaaaatatttttacgatgaatataaaaaagttattctattttgaattggagacttttagatatgcaaattcaacctttctaactctctaacgcccctgtaaagggcgaattcaaaatagtataactttttttatattaataccaaaaatatttttaaaaaagagtAGTAATGTAGtaaagagtagtactttgcgatgccgttgtggaaaattaaaaaaaaactttaccttgctcaaaaaaaaattaaaaaaatggccaaaatctgcatttttttactatttaacctcatattcgttttcagcataaaaaaaccttcaagaaacaccccTAGCCGTGttagaaactgtacctcgcaggactgGATTATTGGCGCCCACACCCTTCATTGGGtgtatggccgagctcctcttccaatttatggtgtgcgtcttgatattttcccacaaatggtagttttaagccgactccaaatagCAAATTGTGCACCAAAGGTTCTCTAAAAAACTGTGCGTGTAACTGGCAATAAAACGTAAAACTCTGGCAACATTGTTAGGAATATATCTTCAAGttagaaaaaaatcttcaagTAAATCTTcatgtaaaacagctcatggcatcaacgtcaaaattgttctaatgacagttattgtttataagccatcaaaagcatttgcgtctcacttttgttttgttgtgtgattgcgttatatttggctggtaaatcacaaccagccattgttcgtaaatgtttgtgtatcgcactataaaacgttacaatgatactggtaacattgcaaaacgctatggaggtggaccaaaaaaaaccgcaacaacgccagaaatggttcggaaagtgaaggctcgacttgaacgaaatccacgtcgaagtggaagaaaaatggccaaagaactgaaaatatcgcaagacaagttccaaaaagcacacgatctttccccccaccaaaaaaaaagttcggtgcgaaagagcaaaggggacgttgcgcttgcacgaacgttgCGAATtttctaacattgtgttttctgatgaaaaaaatttcccaattgagcagttcataaacactcaaaacgatcgtgttgacttgaccgaacgctcatacgagaatttgaccctacgtatggccactcgaagcaatttcccatcgcaagtaatggtttccaatcgttttcattgagcCTGGTATCAAAGTGagtgcgacttattatcgggaaaacgttttagaagctgctttagagccgtagacacgcaaacatttcggtcgtagatcatggacgttccaacaggactcggcaccgtctcataaagctcgtgtgaaccaaaaatggttaaaaaatcttgttccacacttcatttcgtccacacaatgactttcgaattcgccagacgcaaattcgatgaactattccatctggtccattttggagcgCAAGGTGAGGaccaaaaaatatgccagtatggatgcgctgaaaaaagtgtttataCGAAAATGCGCCAAAATATCTccagatcacattcgtgcagcatgcaactcattttttgcccgtttgaaagcaaaaggtggtcatatcgagctaaagtgaatatatgataaaagtgtaataatttttgaacaattttgtttttgaaatcaataaaaactaatttcacacaaaaaagatACACACAATTAACTCAGCCTGTATTAGCAAAAAAATCGCATgaatttgattttataaaaatcttgcaaaatatttattcaaatcgAAAATATTCAATGACCTTCAGTTGACACattgaatattttacaaaaatacatttaaaaataaaaatatatatacatatttataaaattgggCATATCTAAAAGCCTCTATATATCaacagagaaagagaaagagagagggaGGAGAAAGTAAAAgagaaaaagtttagaaaatttaggAAAGAAAGATatctaaattctcttttaatatttttttattgattttttcagctactttttgcatataaatgtttgtatgtgtgaaaaaagaaaaatgttgtaaCAGAGATAGTAAAGCTGGTAAAGTAGGATTTCGTGTTTAAAAAGCGGTAGATAGTGACAGATAAGCAGACATGCTTATGTAAGTTGGTGAAAAGTTCTCAAAGCTTTTGCATGAAACTAGAGTAAACACCTGTTAGGATGCTGTTGTTGGTTGGATGTTGTTGTCCttgttatttcaattattgtggactttattttgaaaatggcaTTTCGCATCCCACTTCAGAATGCGGTGAGTTGTTTTGAATcccattttttttcctttgtcgGCGTATCGGCAGACTTTTGTGACTCAGTTTGCCCAAACACCATTATTACATATGAATGAGTATGATTACCTAAGTAAATAACATTAAgtacataaatgtatgtgtgtacaatgTACAtagtatattatttaatataaaaaacatagaTATGCGGGTTGCGGTGCGGTTGCGGTTGCGGTAGCGGATAACGGATTACGGATTACGGATTACGGATAACGGAGTTTCATATCAATTATTATTAGGATATGCGGTTGCATCCTCCGTTTGGCATACGTGTCGTACATGTTTTGTGTTTgttgcatatataatatttgtgttCACTTGTATTTGCGCGGAAATGTTATGACCTTGGTGGGGTTCCTGGCGACGAGGTGAAAAGATGACACACGATGCGCTTACCAAGTGCCTGGAGCTGGTGCCACATTCAGAGAGGTCGCCGAGTTAATGTGTCCGGCCAATGGGGCAGTGTGAATGGCACCACGAGTTTTCGCCACATAAACACCTGAACCATGACCCAAGGCATGTGGAGCAGCAATAGGAGCAGCAATAGCGGCACCTGGTCCTTGACTAAGAGAGATGCCGGGAATGCCACCCCACAGACCATGACCACTACCACCCCAGGCTGTAACAGCAGCTGGTGCGCCCCAAGGACCTAGACCACCCCACGGGCCAGCCGCGAGCAACGGACTCGGATGCACCGATGAGGTCACATACGACACGGCCGGTGCAATTTGAGCTGTCAATAGAGATGAGTGCACGCCCACGGCAAGAGCCAACATGACTACGGCAACAACGAActggaaaaaggaaaataaatatgagTGAGAGATAGTAAGTGTGTTGAGAAGTCACAAAATAAGTTCTTTTAAGCGCTGGTATTAGAATTTGAAGGTGATTGGCTGGTTTTTggtgaatataataaaaataatttctacttctttttttatagattttcacGTTCAGAGGCAgttctttttgaatttcttaataatatgttcagttttattttagtttctggGTTTGgaagatttgaataaaaatctttttttattccttttcccAACCACAATCGttgctttttctttaattttcagtCTTGGAAgacttgaataaaaattatttcatgaaaaaattatataatatttttttattccttttcacATCGACAATTGTTTCTTTCTTCTATAATTTTTAGCCTTGgaagatttgaataaaaatatattttatactatttaTTATTGATTCTCACTgtcataaatgtttatttttgtggttttattaataatactgtgctaaaatgttttttttgcattgtagtTAAGTCTTATtattttcgaaagaatattTGAAACTTTTCTTCATATATAAGCACAAATCGTTCAAATGCTACATAGAAGACTTCTCTtcgttattcttaatttttttaattcattttatttataattttattcaatatttttaatttgtttaatttttaatttcatttggtttttatgtcatatatcaattttaaatttcatttgatttcactttattttaaacaattttttttttggttttaataaaaacaaaattttgccaaaaaacattttgtttgtcTTAAAACGCTTAAATCGTAATAAACGCTACTACAGTAACTTTTgtggaattaaattaaatgttctAAATATTTTCGAATCTTGTTAGAACCCTTTCCTACGAAGTCTTTTGCTCACAAagagtttttaaagaaaaatgtgtatCTTTTTTTGGCTtagtaaatttttctaatattgtataataaaatatttttttccaaaaataggtGTAAATTGTTGATATTCTTAGTAGAAGActgattttttctacttttttataaatttttttcaaatattttttttaatttttttgtttactaaacaattttgaaatatttttttgtcgaAATACGCAGTACACTCACTACAAGAACTTTTACAgaactaagtttttgtataccaaaaatttttgaatcgtGGCAGAAACACTACGTACAAAGTCTCTTACTAACAGagcttttttaaatctttttatttttatttttagcaaatttttgtaatattgtaaaatatattgtaataagtACAAGTTATTCATATCCTGATTAGAAtactgatttttttcaaaatctttttttattaaaaaattttataaacttttctATTTGCACTGGCAAGTAATTTTATaacgatgaaaatttttaaaaacgaaatttgtttcaacatattttatttttctggtgTCTCGATGGCCTTTAGTCACGAAAGTGTATTCTGCAGTTGCATATATTTggtaagtattttttaattcgCAATATTTCACTACTAACTTTTTGGTtgagtattttaaattatttcttccgtatgtttatatttttttaagttgttaaTTAAGctcatttagttttttcttttgtaatatttttaccaaatgttttgaaatttcacaaacctttaaattttttgtttaatttacgtTTTCGAATTACCTTCATGTTTGCTGATTTAAGCGGAGAAGTTAAGAAAAGATTTGCTGTACGGCTGCTATACACCCAAGAAGTGTTGACTTGATTCTGATTTCGAATACGAAATTATGCCaacttttatactaaaaaattcgtTGAACTTCACATGCAGCACCACAAAATAATTGCAGCAGCAATAAGTTCAATACGAATACGCGAAAAATACCATAATAAAActacagcaataacaataactgTTTAGCAGCAGGGACAGCGTCAGAGGCAGCGGCAGCAGGAAAAATGCCGGGCGCCggctaaactttaaattgtaacGAAACTTGTCTTGTTACACACTCAAAAAATGCTAGTAAAAAGCACAGCTAAAGCGTCAGCCGtgagtacaacaacaataacatttgtaataataataatatgaatgGCTGTTTGAATGCAAAAGAACTGGAGTAATGTGTGGTGTTAGTGTTTTTGCGCGTCTCTTAGCCACCGCCCTGCTGACTCGCCACCTACCTACACACACAACCAAAACAATCCAAATAACCTTTCACTGCTGGCCACCAGCGCCGCCACCACTAATGTTTCATGCATATTAGAGATGCCAATATTAGCGGAAAATTTTGATCCCGggaattattgttattaatatttatttatttttattatttttaattagcctttattagtattatttatACTCTATTTTACACTTAAATATTCTTAATCCTGTTACATTTGTAGAAATTGGACAGCGTGATTTACaggtttttaataataattattgtcAATCGGGATAGCTTTAAAGTAGTTCTGGGACTCATCTTGGAAAACAGCTTTTTTTGTTCGAGATGCCTGTAAAGTAAATAGTTCTGGGTCTCAAATTGaaacataacttttttaatttgagtAAAAGATTCAATAACTGAAAACACCTAAACATACCATGAAataaagtcattcaaaatttaaaataaatcactAATTTTATAACGCGGACAAATCTTAAAGTTGTAAATTTCTTAGTCACAAATAAAAAcccttaaaaataatattaaataaaaattaattaattgactCCTTCGCAAATATTAATAATGCAGTTTTCATTTCAAATCAATTTACACcatattttcaaaagtaaataaaaacaaaaatttcttgaaaatgttaaagttttttttttaaatacaagtttgtaaattttcgatatttaaaatttaaattcaatatttaaaatttttcgggatcccgaaacTCACACAGCCTAATGTCGGTGTTGTTGGGACCTGAAAAACACGGGGATTCcatagtatgtatatacatatatacatagcgAATTTCCGAACCACATAGTCACTCAAGTCAATTCAGCGGAGCTATGCACTACTGCACTGAACTGCACTGCACTAAAATAAGTACAATCGATATGATAATATCTCAATGACCAAATGTAAGCTCAGCTAAGTATTTGGCGGTTGATTTCATGCACCGGTAATGCATGTGTTGTGAGTGTGGCGGGGGTGTGGTGTTTTGAGCGGTGAAGTCCAAAAGAATGATACACAAATGCGGCAGTGAGCTGCAAGTTTGGCGTTCGGTCAAAACAGCAAGTTCGCCTCATACATAGCCACTTGCTTGGCATTCGAATGTGCTAATGGAAAATGCTACAGCTGGCTTACCACTACGCCAAAAGCACTTGCACTCCCTCCTTTTGCCTTTAGCAGTGCACCACCCAATAATACTATTGCGCAAACTgcaaataaatgtaaacaataAAGTacacaacataaaaaatacctacaacaaaaacacagaatttttcacacaaaaaaattaattaaaacgtAGAAAAAATTATGCACAACTGAGTTGGTTAGTTAGTGGATGCATTCCACTTACTCTTTTAGCAAAttattcattgtttttttttcttaacacaTTTCTGATGGCgtttaaatctttattaactTTGGCATCAGCTAAGTACCCATAATTGGCCATGTGCTTGCAGTGCTAATTTGCTATCACAAATGCGCTTACACATATTAATCCATGGTTCAAAGGTACTCAGAAGTCCACAAATTTACACCCCAAGTACTGGTACCTAGAAGATAATTagaaagaaatatattatataaatataaaaacttaatcttaaaattgaaaataattaaaatcaaatccattCTTAGTAGAATAAATTCATTCCGCCTGAACCGCTTGAAACATTTTTGTGATGTGACTGTCTAAATGACATAATACAGgagttgctatttatatttctggtctaacaaataaaaattgaacactGGTGGTTGTACTCGTATGTTTTTATTGCTCCTCGCGATGATCAGTGCACTTTGGCATTCGCTTAAACCAATTGACCAACAAGCACTTTGCTCAGTCGCTTTTCAAGGGCGTTTTTTAAATGGTGTGGGAGCCAAcgtgaacacattttttttaccagAAGGTGGTCATGCAAAATCTTATTGATGCTCCTATACAGACTCTGGTGTCCGGtagcaaaatttaaagtttctccctAACCGCTTAGCGTATGAGTGGAATTCGTTATTCATGCGAGTAATTTAGTCACGACGTCGCAGTGGGCGGGTGAAAAACGTGCGTTCGCAATCGAAGCCTGTTTAAAGGCCAATGATTCGTATGTAACTGAGTGCGAATGAGTCATAGAGACATAGAGTACGAATGAAAATAATGCACTCATTGCTAAAAGTTTGCAATCGTGTCAATCCGTGCGCAAGAGATCGGATGCCCTGGGATTTTTGAGAACTATTGATCATAATATGTCACAGAAGGATCTAAAGATTCATCCCTTCAAAATTTAAGTGGTGCAGGGGCAATCGCGTAAGCCTAACGATTacaatttgcgtaaaaatttctGCGAGAGAAAGTTGGAGCGATTTCcgttttcatttaaatggaagtgtaaataagcaaaatcacAGTTATTGATCACCGAAATGACAGAATCCACCATTAAAACATTAacaacttttcttttttaatttagcatttAATTCCTAACAAATGTTGTCCTTTGGAGCTTTGAAGTAGTTTAACAATTAAATCGataaaagaatgaaaaaaataatatacagcattaatatttataaaaaatccgtattttcatgagcatatgaattttttatcaaaacaaagcaaaatttcTTGAACAGTGTTATTTGATAAAAAtcatttacatttaaaaatattcttatttcCCGCAACGATACCAtgaaatggagaaaaaaattactcagaAAAGACAATCAcaccaataaaacaaaaacaaggcaaatttatataatatataactatatatgtatgtacacatatctatatatatttatacttagATCTTGCTTTTTTCAGTTACATCAACTgggatttaataaatttttctttatttgattttttggaTACCTCAAAATTAATGCAGTTTATGTTTTCGAAGCAAAAGAAGctcttatttttactatgctGCTTAGTGTATGAGACTCTCTATTTCTGtgaggtatatattatatatatgacaATCGGTATAATTACATCTCTCTATGGGCTCTCAAGTTAACTTCGATATCACGCGACGATATGTTGACGTTCAAGTGTCTTATAATGCTTAATCGTCTTCAAATTACTCAACCGCCATGATTACAACAGCTTTCGCACTGGAAATTTACTTCTGCAATATCTGAACGTCACTGAACGTCAGTTTTTTTGTCTATACCATCCGCCTATGGAACAAACTACCTCTTAAGCTCAGGACTACTAAAGATACATGGCACTTTAAAATAGTAccaattaaatattattcacAGTAAAGGATAATTTCTACTATTTAATCATTTGTCTCTACTC harbors:
- the LOC129246929 gene encoding adult cuticle protein 1-like, with the protein product MKFVVAVVMLALAVGVHSSLLTAQIAPAVSYVTSSVHPSPLLAAGPWGGLGPWGAPAAVTAWGGSGHGLWGGIPGISLSQGPGAAIAAPIAAPHALGHGSGVYVAKTRGAIHTAPLAGHINSATSLNVAPAPGTW